A genome region from Sceloporus undulatus isolate JIND9_A2432 ecotype Alabama chromosome 1, SceUnd_v1.1, whole genome shotgun sequence includes the following:
- the LOC121919481 gene encoding olfactory receptor 1030-like produces MAAGNHTAVSEFVLLGFADHPELQLPLFVLFLLVYIITVVGNLGMIIIIKMDSQLHTPMYFFLSSLSFVDLCYSSNVTPRMLANLAASYKDISFAGCLIQCYLFIGLGLTESFILAVMAYDRYMAICNPLMYTTKMSWDVCIWLVVVPSTYGFFDAMIQTIFTFHLTFCGSNVINHFYCADPPLLKLSCSDPHVKLNLMLISASFNLISSLVIILISYIFIVSTILKKPSAEGRLKAFSTCGFHLTAVTLFYGTLLVMYVRHPSSLSLEQSKIVSLFYVVVIPMLNPLIYSLRNKEVKGALKRAII; encoded by the coding sequence atggctgccGGAAACCATACAGCTGTCTCTGAATTTGTTCTCTTGGGGTTTGCAGATCATCCAGAACTGCAGCTTCCACTTTTTGTGTTGTTCCTGCTGGTCTATATTATTACTGTGGTAGGAAATCTGGGAATGATTATTATAATAAAGATGGACTCCCAACTCCATACTCCTATGTACTTTTTCCTCAGCAGCTTGTCTTTTGTAGACCTTTGTTACTCCTCCAATGTCACCCCAAGAATGCTGGCAAACCTAGCAGCCAGCTATAAAGACATTTCGTTTGCTGGATGCTTGATACAGTGTTATCTTTTCATTGGCCTGGGTCTCACAGAGTCCTTCATCTTGGCTGTCATGGCATATGATAGATACATGGCTATCTGCAATCCACTGATGTATACCACAAAAATGTCATGGGATGTATGTATCTGGCTGGTAGTGGTTCCTTCAACATATGGTTTCTTTGATGCCATGATTCAGACCATATTCACCTTCCACTTGACTTTCTGTGGCTCGAATGTCATCAATCACTTTTACTGTGCTGACCCACCTCTCCTAAAGCTTTCCTGCTCTGACCCCCATGTCAAACTAAACCTAATGCTGATCTCAGCCAGTTTCAATCTCATCAGCTCCCTTGTTATTATTCTAATCTCCTACATTTTCATTGTATCCACCATTCTGAAGAAGCCTTCTGCTGAGGGTAGACTCAAAGCCTTCTCGACGTGTGGTTTCCACCTGACAGCTGTTACCCTCTTCTATGGGACACTTTTGGTCATGTATGTCAGACATCCTTCTAGCCTATCTCTTGAACAAAGCAAGATAGTCTCTTTGTTCtatgttgtggtgatccccatGCTAAATCCATTGATCTACAGCTTGAGGAACAAGGAGGTAAAGGGTGCACTGAAGAG